The following proteins are co-located in the Solanum pennellii chromosome 1, SPENNV200 genome:
- the LOC107012568 gene encoding elicitor-responsive protein 1 isoform X1, with amino-acid sequence MSMISGIQGQLLEITVVSCNKLKDTEWISRQDPYVCLEYGSTKFRTRTCTDGGKNPTFQEKFVFTLIEGLQEINVVVWNSNTLTYDDFIGSGKIQLQKVLSMGYDDTAWPIQTKTGRHAGEVRLIMFYANANKQATSYAPSYTAPQPHTPMYSAPSYAAPAAAYQTPSPYPAYPPHSAAYPPTPYPPPQTTAYTPVYPPPSAYPPISYPAHSAYPPASYPPPTLDYSYPPAGPYPGTYPPRPY; translated from the exons ATGTCAATGATATCTGGCATCCAAGGCCAACTTCTTGAAATCACAG TGGTTTCTTGCAATAAATTGAAGGACACTGAATGGATTTCAAGACAAGATCCCTATGTTTGTCTTGAATATGGTAGCACCAAATTTCGAACTCGTACTTGTACAG ATGGTGGCAAAAACCCCACATTTCAAGAGAAATTCGTGTTTACCCTTATTGAAGGATTGCAAGAGATTAATGTTGTCGTCTGGAATAGCAATACCCTTACTTATGATGATTTTATCGGAAGCGGAAa GATTCAACTACAGAAAGTTCTATCAATGGGATATGATGATACTGCTTGGCCAATCCAGACAAAGACTGGCAG GCATGCGGGAGAAGTTCGGCTCATAATGTTCTATGCTAATGCCAAT AAGCAGGCAACAAGTTACGCTCCATCATACACTGCACCACAGCCGCATACGCCTATGTACTCTGCTCCATCATACGCAGCACCAGCAGCAGCTTATCAAACACCGTCTCCATATCCCGCATACCCACCTCATTCAGCAGCATATCCACCAACACCTTATCCTCCTCCTCAAACAACGGCTTACACTCCAGTCTATCCACCGCCTTCAGCATATCCTCCGATTTCGTATCCAGCACATTCAGCGTATCCTCCCGCGTCTTATCCACCACCAACACTGGACTACTCTTATCCTCCAG CAGGTCCATATCCAGGAACATATCCTCCGCGACCTTACTGA
- the LOC107012568 gene encoding elicitor-responsive protein 1 isoform X2, with the protein MSMISGIQGQLLEITVVSCNKLKDTEWISRQDPYVCLEYGSTKFRTRTCTDGGKNPTFQEKFVFTLIEGLQEINVVVWNSNTLTYDDFIGSGKIQLQKVLSMGYDDTAWPIQTKTGRHAGEVRLIMFYANANKQATSYAPSYTAPQPHTPMYSAPSYAAPAAAYQTPSPYPAYPPHSAAYPPTPYPPPQTTAYTPVYPPPSAYPPISYPAHSAYPPASYPPPTLDYSYPPGPYPGTYPPRPY; encoded by the exons ATGTCAATGATATCTGGCATCCAAGGCCAACTTCTTGAAATCACAG TGGTTTCTTGCAATAAATTGAAGGACACTGAATGGATTTCAAGACAAGATCCCTATGTTTGTCTTGAATATGGTAGCACCAAATTTCGAACTCGTACTTGTACAG ATGGTGGCAAAAACCCCACATTTCAAGAGAAATTCGTGTTTACCCTTATTGAAGGATTGCAAGAGATTAATGTTGTCGTCTGGAATAGCAATACCCTTACTTATGATGATTTTATCGGAAGCGGAAa GATTCAACTACAGAAAGTTCTATCAATGGGATATGATGATACTGCTTGGCCAATCCAGACAAAGACTGGCAG GCATGCGGGAGAAGTTCGGCTCATAATGTTCTATGCTAATGCCAAT AAGCAGGCAACAAGTTACGCTCCATCATACACTGCACCACAGCCGCATACGCCTATGTACTCTGCTCCATCATACGCAGCACCAGCAGCAGCTTATCAAACACCGTCTCCATATCCCGCATACCCACCTCATTCAGCAGCATATCCACCAACACCTTATCCTCCTCCTCAAACAACGGCTTACACTCCAGTCTATCCACCGCCTTCAGCATATCCTCCGATTTCGTATCCAGCACATTCAGCGTATCCTCCCGCGTCTTATCCACCACCAACACTGGACTACTCTTATCCTCCAG GTCCATATCCAGGAACATATCCTCCGCGACCTTACTGA
- the LOC107004237 gene encoding phosphatidylinositol 3,4,5-trisphosphate 3-phosphatase and protein-tyrosine-phosphatase PTEN2A: MDSGSADVSNSQPVTTSSVARSTAVESAPVQSTEEAPSKISTSGISSWAKNLKIPQPFTGSQDEQSSGNAPKSTFARLTGGLGMRLSPKSPTSPTDEHVDGTSTSPTSLFGTFTKGLVDSSKNAVKAVQVKARHVVSQNKRRYQEGGFDLDLTYITENIIAMGFPAGDMSSGLFGYVEGFYRNHMEEVIKFFETHHKDKYKVYNLCAERLYDASLFEGKVASFPFDDHNCPPIQLIISFCQSAYSWLKEDIENVVVVHCKAGMARTGLMISSLLLYLKFFPTAEESMDYYNQKRCVDGKGLVLPSQIRYVKYFERILMYFNGENQPGRRCMLRGFRLHRCPYWIRPSITVSDHNGVLFSSKKHPRTKDLSPEDFWFNAPKKGVVVFALPGEPGLAELAGDFKIHFHDRQGDFYCWLNTTMIENRKVLMTSDLDGFDKRKLPSPGFQVEVVLADYDAALPARPQSETATKESADSSSANPTPMSNPTSGSEPADGSNVNQQPGNNDKDDVFSDNESEEPGMSKARQSKAASEVSAPTDTKNPGSRNKDDSDKISSLTHKTEQVSLGDTSSVRSEPKKDASVGTTSSVDVSNPVGGVSDFKVMAADASVFSFGDEEDYESD; this comes from the exons ATGGATTCTGGATCTGCTGATGTATCAAATTCACAACCTGTTACAACATCAAGTGTAGCAAGGTCTACTGCAGTGGAGTCTGCACCAGTTCAGTCAACAGAAGAGGCGCCTTCAAAGATCTCTACTTCAGGCATCTCGTCATGggccaaaaatttaaaaattccaCAACCGTTCACTGGGTCCCAAGATGAACAATCATCCGGAAATGCTCCCAAATCAACCTTTGCCCGTTTAACTGGTGGGCTTGGAATGCGTCTGTCCCCTAAATCTCCTACGTCTCCTACAGATGAACATGTTGATGGAACATCAACATCACCAACCAGTTTATTTGGAACATTCACCAAAGGATTGGTTGACTCTTCAAAGAATGCAGTGAAGGCTGTGCAGGTTAAAGCGCGACATGTTGTATCCCAGAATAAGAGAAGATATcag GAAGGAGGATTTGATTTAGACTTGACCTACATAACAGAGAATATAATTGCCATGGGATTCCCTGCTGGTGACATGAGCTCTGGCCTTTTTGGCTATGTTGAG GGGTTCTACAGAAACCACATGGAAGAAGTAATTAAATTCTTTGAAACTCATCATAAG GATAAATACAAAGTATACAATCTTTGTGCTGAAAGACTGTATGATGCTTCTCTATTCGAGGGGAAG GTTGCTAGTTTCCCATTTGATGATCACAACTGCCCTCCTATTCAACTCATTATATCATTTTGTCAAAGTGCATACTCATGGTTGAAGGAGGATATCGAAAATGTTGTGGTTGTGCATTGTAAGGCGGGAATGGCAAGAACTGGTTTAATGATCTCTAGTCTTCTTCTATACTTGAAG TTCTTTCCTACAGCAGAGGAATCTATGGATTACTACAATCAAAAGAGATGCGTAGACGGAAAAGGACTAGTGCTGCCGAGCCAGATT AGATATGTCAAGTATTTCGAACGCATCTTAATGTACTTTAATGGAGAAAACCAGCCTGGACGCAG GTGCATGCTAAGAGGATTTCGCCTGCATAGGTGCCCTTATTGGATAAGACCTTCTATCACTGTATCTGATCATAATG GTGTGCTCTTTTCATCCAAAAAACATCCAAGAACCAAGGATCTATCG CCTGAGGATTTTTGGTTCAATGCACCAAAGAAAGGGGTAGTAGTTTTTGCTCTTCCAGGCGAGCCTGGCCTTGCAGAATTAGCTGGGgatttcaaaattcattttcatGACCGTCAAGGAGACTTTTACTG TTGGTTGAATACAACAATGATAGAGAACAGGAAAGTCCTGATGACAAGTGATCTTGATGGTTTTGACAAG AGAAAGTTACCATCACCTGGTTTCCAAGTGGAAGTAGTCCTTGCGGACTATGATGCTGCCCTTCCTGCTCGACCCCAATCAGAAACTGCCACCAAAGAATCAGCTGACAGTTCAAGTGCTAATCCTACCCCCATGTCTAATCCTACCTCAGGCAGTGAGCCTGCTGACGGAAGTAACGTGAACCAACAACCTGGGAACAATGACAAGGACGATGTGTTCTCAGACAATGAATCTGAGGAACCTGGAATGTCAAAAGCTAGACAATCTAAAGCTGCTTCTGAAGTTAGTGCTCCCACAGATACAAAAAACCCTGGATCAAGGAACAAGGACGATTCAGATAAAATATCAAGCTTGACGCATAAGACAGAACAAGTCTCATTGGGAGACACAAGCTCTGTACGCAGTGAGCCCAAAAAAGATGCCTCAGTCGGAACTACGTCTAGTGTTGATGTGTCCAATCCGGTTGGAGGAGTGAGTGATTTCAAGGTCATGGCAGCTGATGCATCTGTTTTCTCATTTGGAGATGAAGAAGattatgaaagtgactaa
- the LOC107004304 gene encoding cysteine proteinase RD21A-like, which yields MTFFRPLFLFLLTFFVLSSALDMSIISYDEKHADLGATNHRTDDEVKGLYESWIVKHGKNYNAIGEKEKRFEIFKDNLRFIDEQNAETRPYKLGLNRFSDLTNDEYRALFVGGRFDKKTRLLKNPKSERYAFKAGEKLPESVDWRQKGAVAPVKDQGQCGSCWAFSTVGAVEGINQIVTGELISLSEQELVDCDKSYNQGCNGGLMDYAFEFIKNNGGIDTEADYPYRAKDGTCDSNRKNARVVSIDGYEDVPINDEKSLMKALSNQPVSVAIEAGGRAFQHYSSGVFTGYCGTQLDHGVVAIGYGTDNGSDYWIVRNSWGPNWGESGYIRLERNLANSTSGKCGIAMEPSYPLKNGANPPNPGPSPPSPVAPSTVCDEYYSCTEGTTCCCIYKYGDYCFGWGCCPYESATCCDDNNSCCPHDYPVCDVNSGTCQMSKDSPLSVKALKRGPATARVNWSGMKSNRKVSYD from the exons atgactTTTTTCAGGCCTTTGTTCTTGTTTCTTCTTACATTTTTTGTCCTTTCATCTGCTCTTGACATGTCCATCATCAGTTACGATGAAAAGCATGCAGATTTAGGGGCAACAAATCATCGTACAGACGATGAAGTTAAGGGATTGTATGAATCTTGGATTGTTAAGCATGGAAAGAATTACAATGCCATtggagaaaaggaaaaaagatttgaaatttttaaagataatttaaGATTCATCGACGAGCAAAACGCTGAGACCAGACCGTATAAACTTGGGTTGAATCGATTTTCTGATCTTACCAACGATGAGTACCGTGCCCTGTTTGTAGGTGGACGGTTCGATAAAAAGACGAGGCTTTTGAAGAACCCTAAAAGCGAACGTTACGCTTTTAAGGCCGGCGAAAAGTTGCCGGAATCCGTTGATTGGAGACAGAAAGGCGCTGTTGCCCCTGTTAAAGACCAAGGCCAATGtg gGAGTTGCTGGGCATTCTCTacggttggagctgttgaaggaatAAATCAAATTGTAACCGGTGAATTAATTTCCCTCTCTGAACAAGAGCTTGTTGATTGTGACAAGAGCTATAACCAGGGTTGTAATGGTGGTCTCATGGACTACGCctttgaattcattaaaaacAATGGCGGCATTGACACTGAGGCTGACTATCCTTACCGTGCTAAAGATGGTACTTGTGATTCAAACAGG AAAAATGCTCGGGTTGTCTCCATTGATGGATATGAAGATGTTCCCATAAATGATGAGAAATCATTGATGAAGGCATTGTCAAATCAACCAGTTAGTGTTGCTATTGAAGCTGGTGGCAGAGCTTTCCAGCACTACTCATCG GGTGTTTTCACTGGATACTGCGGGACACAACTAGACCATGGTGTAGTTGCAATTGGCTATGGAACAGATAATGGTTCAGATTACTGGATTGTGAGGAATTCATGGGGTCCTAACTGGGGAGAAAGTGGATACATTAGGCTCGAGCGAAATTTAGCTAATAGCACTAGTGGAAAGTGTGGAATTGCAATGGAGCCCTCTTACCCTCTTAAGAATGGCGCAAATCCTCCTAATCCCGGTCCATCTCCTCCTAGTCCTGTAGCACCATCAACCGTTTGCGATGAGTACTATAGCTGCACCGAGGGCACTACTTGCTGCTGCATTTATAAGTATGGCGACTACTGTTTTGGCTGGGGATGTTGTCCTTATGAGTCTGCTACCTGCTGTGATGACAACAACAGCTGCTGTCCACATGATTATCCTGTCTGTGATGTTAATTCAGGCACTTGTCAAATG AGCAAGGATAGTCCATTGAGTGTAAAAGCATTGAAGAGAGGTCCTGCTACTGCTAGAGTAAACTGGTCAGGGATGAAATCTAACAGGAAAGTGAGTTATGATTGA